A single window of Anaerocolumna chitinilytica DNA harbors:
- a CDS encoding MarR family winged helix-turn-helix transcriptional regulator, translated as MDSNIPEKLFEQFHNCVNLFDRSRSLLMPTALMKDIGRGQGHVMGILLEQDGLTPKELSNTLNIRAASLGELVDKLENNGYITRQAHESDRRTFRVFLTDKGREIAIELTDIRKNALGSLFQGLSEEEQQTLEKLLDKLIASLHQPDRKLED; from the coding sequence ATGGATTCCAATATACCAGAGAAATTATTTGAACAATTTCATAACTGCGTCAATCTCTTTGACCGGAGCCGCTCCTTGCTTATGCCAACTGCTTTAATGAAGGACATAGGCAGAGGACAGGGACATGTAATGGGGATACTCTTAGAACAAGACGGATTAACACCAAAGGAATTATCTAACACATTGAATATCCGTGCGGCTTCCCTGGGTGAATTAGTCGATAAATTAGAGAATAATGGCTATATCACACGTCAGGCTCATGAAAGTGATCGCAGAACATTTCGTGTTTTCTTAACGGATAAGGGAAGAGAGATTGCCATAGAACTGACAGATATTCGTAAAAATGCCCTTGGTTCGCTTTTTCAGGGTCTGTCAGAGGAAGAACAGCAAACTCTGGAAAAACTGTTGGATAAGTTGATTGCCTCCCTGCACCAGCCTGACAGGAAGCTGGAAGATTAG
- a CDS encoding GNAT family N-acetyltransferase, with product MDQKIDFSNKPILEGEKVILRPFQGEDWKEMLVILEEPELRRLTGSVIEDEEAAMATSEEEAEKIKEWYQSRNDKTDRLDLAVIDKEKDEIIGEVVFNEYDETTGNVNFRVLMRQSGCNKGFGTEAITIFIKYGMEVLKFHKIGLEVFSFNPRAERVYQKAGFVLEGIKREDFCYNGEYIDSKIYGMLREDYERK from the coding sequence ATGGATCAGAAAATTGATTTTAGTAATAAACCGATACTCGAGGGGGAGAAGGTCATTCTTAGGCCTTTTCAGGGAGAGGACTGGAAAGAGATGCTGGTGATTTTGGAGGAACCTGAATTAAGACGCTTGACAGGTTCTGTTATAGAGGATGAGGAAGCGGCAATGGCCACAAGCGAAGAGGAAGCAGAAAAAATCAAGGAATGGTATCAAAGCCGTAATGATAAAACAGACCGTCTGGACCTGGCAGTCATTGATAAGGAAAAAGATGAAATTATCGGAGAAGTAGTCTTTAATGAATACGACGAAACAACCGGAAACGTTAATTTCCGGGTTCTTATGAGACAGAGTGGCTGTAACAAGGGGTTTGGAACGGAAGCAATTACAATCTTTATCAAATACGGAATGGAAGTTCTAAAATTTCACAAGATTGGGCTGGAGGTCTTTAGTTTTAATCCGAGAGCTGAGAGAGTTTATCAAAAAGCAGGTTTTGTGTTAGAAGGTATTAAACGTGAAGATTTCTGTTATAACGGTGAATATATTGATTCCAAGATATATGGTATGTTAAGAGAAGATTATGAGAGAAAGTAA
- the yaaA gene encoding peroxide stress protein YaaA, translated as MRIIISPAKKMKVDTDTLEYRGLPIFLEEAALLLSHLRQLSYEEAKSLWNCNDKIAGCNYERISRADLYHNLTPAILSYEGIQYQYMAPGVFETKEYEYIRRHLRILSGFYGLLKPFDGVIPYRLEMQARLRGQDFNSLYEFWNSKLSNQLFSESSCVVNLASVEYSKCISAYLTDKIKYITCIFGERIGGKIVEKGTLVKMARGEMVRFMAQNQIEQIKDIKEFRSLGFQYEKSLSDGNTYVFVKGM; from the coding sequence ATGAGAATTATTATATCACCTGCAAAGAAAATGAAGGTTGACACAGATACCCTTGAATATCGTGGTTTACCGATATTTCTAGAGGAAGCCGCACTTCTTTTATCACATTTAAGACAACTAAGTTATGAGGAAGCTAAATCTCTGTGGAACTGCAATGATAAAATAGCAGGCTGTAATTATGAAAGGATAAGCAGAGCAGATTTGTATCATAATCTGACCCCGGCTATTCTAAGCTATGAAGGCATCCAGTATCAATACATGGCTCCCGGGGTTTTTGAGACAAAAGAGTATGAGTATATCAGAAGGCATCTTCGAATATTATCCGGATTCTATGGTTTATTAAAGCCTTTTGACGGAGTAATACCATATCGTTTGGAAATGCAGGCGAGATTAAGAGGCCAAGACTTCAACTCATTGTATGAATTCTGGAACAGTAAGCTAAGTAATCAGCTTTTTTCTGAAAGCAGTTGTGTTGTTAATCTGGCTTCTGTTGAATACAGTAAATGCATATCAGCCTATTTAACGGATAAAATAAAATATATTACCTGTATTTTTGGTGAAAGAATCGGTGGGAAAATAGTAGAAAAAGGAACTCTCGTTAAGATGGCAAGAGGCGAGATGGTTCGTTTTATGGCGCAAAATCAAATTGAACAGATAAAAGACATAAAAGAGTTTCGCAGCCTTGGATTTCAGTATGAGAAGAGTTTATCCGATGGTAATACATATGTATTCGTAAAAGGGATGTGA
- a CDS encoding glycosyltransferase produces MKVGILTMFNSLSAIYSPVTIAADHIRMLLAEGVDVRLLVSEDLKEEERWGIYLDPRIEWVQVCNHYKGKQLTWRDYNSTKIPIHSTFMEEARAVGEDLLQNLQDLDVCILYDILFQGLYLLHNIAVRYAAERLPELRFIAFSNSIPDESLVGKPVPWPHSARYSPLPNTDYVYPALCGLKPLSRQCRVPLERCHVLNNSLDILENICDEVKILAGKTGLLDADILIVYPGRLTTGKKFEKAVMLAGALKSVSTYEVKIIFCEYPSADIQALKYKSLIKEKGIAAGLQEEDIIFTSDYGYPDGLPRHAVLDLFTLSNLYLCPSYSEAFGLTVLEAASRGNFLVLNEAVPALEELGKDLGAYFLRWDAKNFGFSTKESYHPSEEAYYEVNSKRILIAMEHNSVISAKMKVRKRYSPKWIYENQLKELIFKTDSTTSI; encoded by the coding sequence ATGAAAGTAGGAATATTAACCATGTTTAACAGCCTATCCGCCATATACTCTCCCGTAACCATTGCAGCAGACCATATTAGAATGCTGCTGGCAGAAGGTGTTGACGTCAGATTGTTAGTCAGTGAGGATTTAAAGGAGGAAGAACGCTGGGGTATATACTTAGACCCCAGAATTGAATGGGTGCAGGTATGCAACCATTATAAAGGGAAACAGCTGACTTGGAGAGATTATAACTCAACAAAAATACCTATCCACAGTACTTTTATGGAGGAAGCAAGGGCCGTCGGGGAAGATTTACTTCAGAATTTACAAGACCTCGATGTATGTATTCTTTATGATATCTTATTTCAGGGCTTGTATCTGCTTCATAATATAGCTGTCCGGTATGCAGCAGAGCGTTTGCCAGAGCTGCGTTTTATTGCATTCTCCAACTCAATTCCCGATGAAAGTCTAGTAGGAAAGCCTGTACCCTGGCCTCACTCAGCCAGGTACTCACCACTTCCCAATACAGATTATGTCTACCCTGCTCTTTGTGGGCTTAAGCCTCTATCCAGACAATGCCGGGTCCCACTGGAAAGATGCCATGTACTTAATAACTCATTGGATATCCTGGAGAATATATGTGACGAAGTAAAAATTCTTGCCGGTAAAACCGGACTTCTGGATGCAGATATCCTAATTGTATATCCCGGCAGACTTACAACCGGTAAAAAATTTGAAAAAGCAGTTATGCTTGCCGGAGCTTTAAAAAGTGTCAGCACTTATGAAGTTAAAATAATTTTCTGTGAGTACCCATCGGCAGATATTCAGGCTTTGAAATATAAAAGCCTGATTAAGGAGAAGGGAATTGCCGCCGGCTTACAGGAGGAAGATATTATTTTCACCAGTGATTATGGTTATCCGGATGGCTTGCCAAGGCATGCAGTTCTGGATTTATTCACTCTCTCCAATCTCTATCTCTGCCCCTCCTATTCTGAAGCATTCGGACTGACCGTGCTTGAAGCTGCCAGCAGGGGGAATTTTCTGGTATTAAATGAAGCTGTTCCCGCACTGGAGGAGCTTGGAAAAGACTTAGGTGCATATTTTTTAAGATGGGATGCCAAAAATTTTGGCTTTTCAACCAAAGAAAGTTATCACCCCAGCGAAGAAGCTTACTATGAAGTGAATAGCAAAAGAATCTTAATAGCAATGGAGCACAACAGTGTGATTTCCGCCAAAATGAAAGTACGGAAAAGATACAGCCCCAAGTGGATCTATGAAAATCAGTTAAAGGAACTTATCTTTAAAACCGATAGTACTACATCAATCTAA